TAAGGATAAGAAATCTATATCTTATCTACTAAAGAAATAGAGCTAGACTAATAAGTATCGTACTTGTAAAATTTGCGAGCGGAATGTAACCCCAGGCTCAAAAGAGCTCTCCGAGGAGAGCCTAAGCTAAGCTAAttgtaatataaatattcgcaAGAAGAGTATCccattatatatacatttctATATTCGCTTAaatcgtttgtaaatatcgaTGGCTGCATATTTCGTATGCACTTTGTAAAATAGCTAGATTACAAGATAGACACCATAAACACTTAGGAAATAGGTTATACACCTATAAATAGCAGTCCCAAGTATAGTTCATAactaattatacatatatatacacgtAATGACTATGATTAGAACAAAAAATCGAAAGCCAGCTGCAAATCGGAATGCAATggattatgaaaaaataaacatgcAACATTGTGAGACGTatacaaaaacaattattaaAACGAATTGTACTAATTTGTTTGGTCACTCGCTCGCTGGTGGGTCTAATATGAGTTCATCAATTTATAAGGTAATGAGCGGATCATTTGGATAAATAATTGGTTGTTCTAAAAGTGAAGCAGGTGGATGGGCCTTTTGaataataaattgcaatttattaaaGGTCACATGGAATATGGaatcaatttttttaattccaGTAGAATATCACTAGCTTTGTACCGATTTTGTGAGCTAATCTAAAAGCAGTTTTTCGAATTAATAATTGGCGAAAAAAAGTTAACATTACGGATTTCGCCTTTCAGAGAAATTCCTCTAACGTGGCCAATACTCGTTAACCCACCCGTCCGGACTGTGGGTTTAATATCCTGGAAAGGAATGCCACGTTCCCGGCGGCTaatgttgttgtagttgcgCACGATGAATGGACACGAATGGCGCCAGGGTCAGCAGTGGGGTCATCCCACCATCCACCCATCCATTCAGAAACCTTCCTCGTTCAGGGGAGTTTCGGTTTGTTTACCAAACAGCACGTAGATTTAATTGCTGTTGTGGGAAGGAGTCGCTCCGGGCGAGAGCCTTTGGCGAGTGAAAGCAACAACCACAACGTAGTTCAATTACAGGTGGTGCCGGGGGTGTTCCCTACGTTGCCTGTATGGGTATATGGTTGGGTAGGTGGTGACCACTGGTGGCCAGTGGCCAGTTGTGTGCGTGCGTAGAAATTACCATAAATCTGAAGGCTCGAATAAAAAAGGCTGCTCTGGTGAACTTGGCCAGCCAGTTCGTGTTGAGTTTTCGCGGCGAGCGGTTAACCGGAAACGCGGACAACCGAAGAACGGAATTTTTGAATATTAGTAGACCTGCGTGTCCACAGTGCCATGTCCACGGGACATCCTAGTGCTGAGCAAACAATCGACCCCCTATCCCGCTTTTGCCCATTCGGTGGCATCCACACAGGTGACCATGGTTCGCCGGGCATCGAGTGTTCCTCATCTGAATAGTAGTGGCGGCAGCAGTGCGGACAGCGCCGGAACGTCGGGCAGTCGTCGTGGTCGGGCTCCGGTGGCTGGCTCCCGCGGACGAAAGACGCCCTCGACCACATCCACCGGCCAGAGCCAGCGCCAGAGTtccggcagcagcagcagtatgCCACGATCACGAAGTCTGACCAATGGCATGCGTCGTCTTAGTCCACAAAAGGGGACTGGCAGTAGCGGTGGCAccggtggaggaggaggtaGCTCCCGCAATACGCCGTATTTCCTGCGTTCACGCGAGAATGAGTAAGTAGTGTGGGATAAGGATTGCGGCGATGCTTCCCACCGTAATCAATAGGCGATAAGTTGTAAACAGTAAAGAgccataaatcaaatattcaatcaatccatttaaaaatagATACATATAATCCTTAAACTGTAGTCTTCGAAAAATATTGGTTTCTAAAATTATTTTAGAAGAGAGTTAAAggtaaaacaatttaattgttttggccACTGAAAATGTACTTTTGGAGGTTTAATAGTCACAGGAACACTAAGAGCCAAGTCGGAATAGTGTCcattatttattaaacatttctGTAAGGAGTCGCCGagaaaatgtattaatttgcATCAGAACGTGTGGCAGGGCGGAAATCGAAAACGGAGGTCGGGGTAATGATAACACGACAGGCCGGGAGCCGGAGTAGCTCACCCCTAACAGGCGATCCATTAAAAACCCTTGAGGCAACGAAAATGACGGAAAGTCACAAACCCAACCATAATGACCACGCACAATAATCCAAGAGAGACAGTCGAACGGACGGACAGCCGAACGGACAGGCGGCAATCAAGCGGACAGACAAACGGACGACCACCACGTTAGCCAGACTGACCGGCCTCCATTTAAACACTCTCTGTGGGTAGCAAGCGGAGGAAGTATGGGCACAGATCAGGGGTTTGGATACCCAACGAGCACACGACACaaatcgattttgcaattaaacCATATTGAAGTCTATAGCTGTGCCCGATGTCTGTATGCCCGGTATGACCGGAGTCGAGAGCGAAAGTGACACATTTGTGtatgttggtttttttttttttgtatattcgATGCGGGTTCAGGTGCAGAAGACACAATGGAGTTAAGGTTAAGGACCCCAGTTTCCTAGCGCTctggcaagtggcaagtgggtTAAGTGCTAGTTTTGGACCTGCCTCGCTTTCGGAAGGATCATTAATAATTTAGCGAAGCACAGGTGATTGAAGGGTAAAAAGAAAGTTTGAACTAAGGCTACAATTTGCCATAAAATACAGACAATCGCAATGCACCATTAGATTTATCATTGTCTGCAGAAATTTCCAAACTATTGAGTATTAATTTGAGTAAATATACCCAAAATTGACACCTACGTTTGTCACTTAGTAATTTAATGAATTGTAGGGATATACGGAACCGAAATTTATTTAAGAGATACGATATGATTAATCCCACCAGGCTAACGGAATGGTGGGcgttataattattttgaaGCACGCATGTGTTTCAGTCTTTTGATTAATTAATGCGTTGATAGCCGTATGATTGACGACACACATCGAAGACAGTGGTGCCATAATCAGTcataaacatatatgtacatatgtacaatcCATATGTGGAAcagtatatgtgtatataggCAATTTCCCTACAGTGCTCAACCCACATGAATTTACGTGGCAGTCGGAAGTTTCAGTTTAAATATCCGTGTGGGATTTTATACTTTTCAAATTCATATATGGATTTTCTGGCATGCACAACACGAGTTAGGTCATTATTACGCTCCGCAGATAATCAAACCTGACATTTTGTTGCCTAAACCTCGCATGGCTAATAAATATCTCCTACTAGCGGCTCTGGTTGCCTCGGAGTCGGAATAGGTTTCGAATTCTATGCCCGGGAAATAAAAGTGagagtttggttttttttgtcCACTCGCTACAGTTTATTTGATTGGCAAACAAGTGGCCGAGGAAaacccattttttttattgctcatACGATTTAGCCTAAATTTTCTCGTTACTTTTAAATCGGTgctggaaaaatatttacccCATGCAAATATCAACAATACTTACAAGTAGTAGGCTTCCATTTGCACAGGTAtgaaatgtatatttcatattgcatttatttttgtgtggcTATTAATTGTCTGcgataaaacaaatttctgtAATTGATTTGGAATATTAATTGGTGTATTGCAAAGTCCATTCTGGGTAACAAGGAATATTTGtaaccaaaatcaaaactttCGCTTTAAGTTAAGCCTTTGTAGTGGTTATATTGGCCTATTAAATATTAAGGGCTAGACCAAAAGTTGATTGAACTTTTCTTGGCGTTAGCTCCTCAAGTCGGCACTTTGGGGCTTCGTGTTAATTCCTTTCTATTGGCGccttatgaaatatttaccAAGTGCACATATTTACCACAGCAGGCCCAACTCATGTCTGATTAATAATAGTAGAGTGAAGTATGGCCATTAGGGCATGAATGTTTAACGAGTCATTTAcgtgaaaatgttaaatgtcaGCTGTGTGCCACATACAATCACGCCAAGATGGGGCATCGCACATACGCCGTGTTGTCCAGCCTATTTGCAGTTCAATAAACCGTTTGTATTGGAAACTTCGTTTGCTTTGTTAGAGATTATTACATTTTCTGGATAATTACTGGGTTAGCGAGCAAGTGAAACCAAAAGTTTTTGGAATCCttatcaataatttattgcttCATATTACCATATTTCCAAAAAGCTGCGATTAAATTCCTCCGAAGCGAGTTCGTTAATTCAATTGGAATGGGACCTGCGACTCCTAGCTCACCTTCACAATAGTGAGTTAGTCGATGCGGTGGTCAAATAAATCAGAAAAAACCCAAAAGTCACGCGCCATACCATCCACCCTTAACCTTGACTAATAATAGGCCGGTCGAAGTGTGAGCTCCATCAAGTTCAAGGCAAATCCACAAATTCTGGAAATTCGCAGGGCCCACAGCAAATGGAGCTCATAAAACAATGGGAGCTTTGTTTCACTTTGATTGATTAATTGTGATTCCGTTAATTGCGAGCTACATTTGGCATCATAGTTAAGCAACCATATCCTTGAAACCTTAAAATATATACGTGTTACTTGTTATTGATTAATTGCTACAATATATTGTACAAGTAATGTATGGGAcattaaatacaattaaaatatatcttCTCAGGATTGGTAGCGCTGACACGCTGGAAATCGTGGCCTCCAAGTCCACGGGCAGCGAGGAGTGCTCAACGCCGGAGGACAATATTAACGTGGTTGTAAGAGTGCGTCCTTTAAACGACAAAGAGAAAAGGGATCGACATGGGTCCACGCTTCAGTTTCCTGGAAACGGCCAGGTTATAGtacgtattatttttacgAGCATTTCAACATGATGCTTAAACCAATCCGCTGCAGCTTGAAGGCAACGATGTGGGCCAGAAAAGGTCGCATAATCGCGATAGTGTACGGGTTTTCACCTATAACGTGGTATTTGAGCCGGGAGCCACACAGGAGGATATTCTGGACTACTCGGGTATAAAGCGCATCATTGAAATGGGCATCGAGGGTTTCAGTTGCACGGCTTTTTGTTACGGCCAAACGGGATCCGGCAAAACGCACACCCTCACTGGACCCCCCGATTTGGTCAGTCCAGGTCTGACAGACTTGTAAAATCCGTAAATCCTAAGTTGTTTCTTTTCTCTTTAAGTTCGTTGGCAAGCCGAATCCCAAGGATCCGCGTCATGGCCTCATCTTCCGCTCGTTTTTGTATCTCTTCCAATTGATTAAGAATCGCAAGGACGTCAATTACGTGCTAAAAGCCTCCTTCATGGAAATCTACAATGAGCGGGTAAGTGGCGCCCAACGAGGGACCTCTAATTTGGATTGACCTCTgcaatatcaatttaaatcctAATTGCATTTGCCATAATACCGATTGCTTGTCCGCAAACATGCATTCCACTGACCTCCATCCATCCATGGATGTCAGTACGCTCCACCCACCGAAAACAGACAGACTGGTAGTCAATCCAGCTATCGTGGATTGTCACTATGCGTGAAATGTTTCTGCATTTTGCGTGGCATTtcattgatttgttttcttaGCCTACCCACCATTTCCATATTGGTTTcgcaaattgaattgcattttttatCAATCCCCTAGGTAATCGATTTGCTAAACCCGGGAAGTGCACGAAAACCGTTGGCGGTGCGCTGGTCCAAGAAATCGGGTGGTTTCTTCGTGGAGAACCTTTTCACGGTGGACTGCGAAGAATTGGATGACCTTCTGGCCGTACTGGAAGAAGGTAAGCagtatttatacatatgtacatacattcatAAAGTAGTTGTTTTGCTCACATTCTATATTGTCATTATGGTAGGTATGAGAAATCGTGCTGTTGGCTCTCATGCCATGAACGACCACTCCTCACGTTCTCATACAATATTGACGGTCCACATCCTATCCGATCAGCAGACGGACGGTGGGGTGTTCCTTTCCAAGCACGGAAAGATTAACTTCGTAGACCTGGCTGGCAGTGAGTTAACCAAGAAGACGATGAGCGAAGGGAAAACCCTAGAGGAAGCCAACAACATAAACAAGAGCCTTATGGTCCTCGGCTACTGTATCTCCTCGTTGAGCGATTCCAAGAAAAGGACGGGTCACATTCCGTACCGAGATAGCCAGCTCACCAAGCTACTGGCCGACAGTCTGGCGGGGAATGGTGTCACCTTGATGATCGCTTGCGTTTCCCCCGCCCACTATAATCATGCGGAAACCCTCAACACTCTGCGATATGCGTCGCGGGCGAAGAGGATACGCACCAAGCCCGTGATAAAGATGGATCCGAGGGAGGCGCTGATTCTCAGTCTAAAGCGTGACATCCATGCACTCCAAATGGAGAACGATCACCTGAAGGCGGCATTGAATCTTCATCATCAAGCAGCTCCAAATGGTGGGCCGGTTGAGAATCTTCTGGAGCTTCAACTGGATCGAGTTAGCAGCGGTGGCGGAGTACCAGTGCCCAAAGTTGATTTGCAGCGATTACCGGAGCTTGATGGCTCCGAACTCGCCGAGCTTGTTAAGCTATACATGGTGGAGAACGAATCCCTGAGGCAGGAGAATAATCATCTGTTCACCGTGCGGGAAACCATTCTTAGGGATCAGGAGATAGTCTGCCGAGAAAACGAGCGCCTGCTTAAGAAGCTGGAGGATGTCAATAAGTAAGTGGGATGCTTTGCATGTTGAATTCGGGTCGGAACGATAGTTTTAAGTCTTGAACTGGTTTTTGATTCCTTCTCCAGGACTGGCTCATTGTTCTCTCCCATTTCTGACTCGTTCTAGGTCGAATCCGAACGGGAATGAGGACAGTGAGCCAAGCCAGAAGGTCCAGCCGAATAAGGAGTGAAATATtacctatatacatatatcgaaTGTTTTCTACTTTTTAACCAGTTTTATGTAAAATGTATTCgtaaatgttaaaaaaaaacaagccaaGAGTGTGACTAGTCATGTAAGGATTTGTAAtaaaagtttgtttttgttcctATGAAGCTCGTAGCTTCTCTACATTTTTCATTACAAAGTAAAAACACTATGATTAAATTATGatttaatgtttattaatattcttttaCAGAGTCTGTGTGCGTTCCCCATTGATACCAGCACGTCCGGCCATATCCCCAACGACAGGAAAGGAAACACCTGGCACTGAGATCTGGACAAATCCAGAACCGCTCCAATCTCCACCAGGACCAGATTTACCAATAGAGCAGCGGATGTCGGAGAACGCTAATAGACGGACAGATACGGCTCAAAAGCGAATCGATCAGAAAAGAATAGCCAAGAACATTCTGATTATGGCCAATGCATTCCGGAAACCGGACTCAGACATTACCAAGGAGTTGAACCTGAATCCGGAGGAGGCGCATGCTAAGCAGTCGACAGAGTTTATGCCAGAGTAAGTTTTTAGAAACATCACCTAATTAATTTTActcataatttcatttttatttccagcATGCTCACATaattaactttaaataaaaacagttgtaaactatatatttttgcaataaataaaataaacggTGTACAAAacattgataaaaaaaatctatAGCCAATAGGACATATATTGATACAATTTATGAAAGCTTATAGTTATTCCAAGATTCAAAAACTGTGAAATCTTTCCCCACACCAACAAGAAGCTTTCACCAACGGCTGGCAAAAGTCGGAAAACTAAAGCACCATTCTCAACGCGGTCAcactttttataaatattgatttttcagCGCccccaataaaatatttcatcgAGAAGTAGAGCGCATATTTCTCGCTTACAATATTGGGGAAATCGAAATAAGCACAACTCAAATTGAATCAAATCAATATTACAGCAGTATTAGCATCCCAGCAACCACCATAGGTCTCGCGGAGACAGCCGTCCTGGACATAATGGCTGCTAATTTGCAACAGCAGCGCTCCATCAACTTGCAGCTACGGCGGGAAGTGGAGATGGAGCGTATGCCCGTCTCGGTGGCATGCTCCTTGATGATGAAGTACATGTTGGAGCACGAGGAGGAAGACTGCCTGCTCAGCGGCTTCACACAGAAGGTGAATCCGTTTCGCGAGAAAAGCTCCTGCAGCATCCTGTAGATTCGGATACATCATGATCCGGACCCAATCCTAACAGTATTATCCTATAATGTATACTCAATCACGGCGAAGTTCAGAATCAGTCGTATTACCTATTTGCTGTTCGTTGTAAGTGTGCTGACCTCAATTATGTCTATAAACTAAGTATATACATTGGAAACGGACGAACCGAGAATTTATGGatgtataaacaaaatacgaGAAACCGTCTTCACCTAAAACGCctgcatatgtgtgtatgaATATCGTGTATTTTGCTAATCCTGTAGCTCTTTATTGGAGAATTTAGCAAAGCCCCATCCTATATAGATGTTTCCTATTGAGATATTCCTGAAATAAAGTCATGTAACCAGTGATTTTCATGTGAAGGGTATTTGTTTCGATTTACCTGAGGAagaattttcaaaatttcagAATGTTCCGGATGAGTGTCTCGCCTTTACCATGGACAATGCGACCAAGCAAGTTCCCATCCGCTAATCCctactttattttctttgacCACTTTCGGATTAATCTTCAAAAGCGGGACATTTGCCATCTGAAACCGATTTCCTTGGCCAAAATAGCCGGCAGAAAATGGCGAGAAATGACAACCGCCCAAAAATCAGTTTTTGTGCAGATAGCCGAAATAAATCGAGCCAGGCTTAGGGCCCGTGGTCGCCCCAGTGTTCCAGTTGGTAGAGTAAGGCGCTGTCATATTAAAAGAGTTTATAAGGATAGTTCATTTTAGTGGGACTTGGAAAGTTTTTCAACGTTTAACTTAAAATGACACAGAAGCATTAGCAATTCCCGCCACTAGTTCAAATTTTCACGAGCCACTACCAACACTTCTATATCATCGCACAGCTGCTAATTCGACGTTCACCACACTGGCAATAGTTGTGGTCTGTAAAAAAGAGCAATTTTACGAAAGTACAGCATGAGTTCGGGCTTTGTGACTGAAGCTGAGGCGACCGAGCAAAGGCAGAGACGTCAGGAGGAATGGGAGCGTGTACGCCAGCCGGAGGATCCACTAGAACGACCTGAGGAACCCTACGATGGGCGCTCACTTTATGAACGCCTCAAACAAAATAAGGACAAGAAGGACATGGAGTTCGAGGAAGCCCACAAGCTGAGTAAGACTATGCCATAAACAATGCAATCTGGCCATCCTAACATGCGTAATATACGTATAGAAAACCTCATCCGTGGTCTGGACGATGATGAGGTGCAGTTTCTGGAATTGGTCGATGCCCATAAAATACACGCGGAGCGCCAGCAAATGCGCGACGAGGAGCTAGAACTAAAGGATTTTCGCAATCGTGTGGAAAAGCTGCAGGAGGAGAGTGTAGACAAGGTGGGTAAAGTTACAGCAACAATCAATTGATTTTACAATCACCCGAACTTCCGCAACCCTCAGAAACTGCAAGCTGAACTAAAAACCACAGCGAAGTCCGCGGGAGCTTCGGTCGGGCGTAGCACTCAGAAGACGCTGCTCGGCCAGGGCATCAAGAGAAAAAACGGCGAACTGCCCACCACCAGT
The sequence above is drawn from the Drosophila melanogaster chromosome 2R genome and encodes:
- the Klp54D gene encoding Kinesin-like protein at 54D, isoform A yields the protein MVRRASSVPHLNSSGGSSADSAGTSGSRRGRAPVAGSRGRKTPSTTSTGQSQRQSSGSSSSMPRSRSLTNGMRRLSPQKGTGSSGGTGGGGGSSRNTPYFLRSRENEIGSADTLEIVASKSTGSEECSTPEDNINVVVRVRPLNDKEKRDRHGSTLQFPGNGQVILEGNDVGQKRSHNRDSVRVFTYNVVFEPGATQEDILDYSGIKRIIEMGIEGFSCTAFCYGQTGSGKTHTLTGPPDLFVGKPNPKDPRHGLIFRSFLYLFQLIKNRKDVNYVLKASFMEIYNERVIDLLNPGSARKPLAVRWSKKSGGFFVENLFTVDCEELDDLLAVLEEGMRNRAVGSHAMNDHSSRSHTILTVHILSDQQTDGGVFLSKHGKINFVDLAGSELTKKTMSEGKTLEEANNINKSLMVLGYCISSLSDSKKRTGHIPYRDSQLTKLLADSLAGNGVTLMIACVSPAHYNHAETLNTLRYASRAKRIRTKPVIKMDPREALILSLKRDIHALQMENDHLKAALNLHHQAAPNGGPVENLLELQLDRVSSGGGVPVPKVDLQRLPELDGSELAELVKLYMVENESLRQENNHLFTVRETILRDQEIVCRENERLLKKLEDVNKTGSLFSPISDSF
- the CG43324 gene encoding uncharacterized protein; translation: MAANLQQQRSINLQLRREVEMERMPVSVACSLMMKYMLEHEEEDCLLSGFTQKVNPFREKSSCSIL
- the Klp54D gene encoding Kinesin-like protein at 54D, isoform D, whose amino-acid sequence is MVRRASSVPHLNSSGGSSADSAGTSGSRRGRAPVAGSRGRKTPSTTSTGQSQRQSSGSSSSMPRSRSLTNGMRRLSPQKGTGSSGGTGGGGGSSRNTPYFLRSRENEIGSADTLEIVASKSTGSEECSTPEDNINVVVRVRPLNDKEKRDRHGSTLQFPGNGQVILEGNDVGQKRSHNRDSVRVFTYNVVFEPGATQEDILDYSGIKRIIEMGIEGFSCTAFCYGQTGSGKTHTLTGPPDLFVGKPNPKDPRHGLIFRSFLYLFQLIKNRKDVNYVLKASFMEIYNERVIDLLNPGSARKPLAVRWSKKSGGFFVENLFTVDCEELDDLLAVLEEGMRNRAVGSHAMNDHSSRSHTILTVHILSDQQTDGGVFLSKHGKINFVDLAGSELTKKTMSEGKTLEEANNINKSLMVLGYCISSLSDSKKRTGHIPYRDSQLTKLLADSLAGNGVTLMIACVSPAHYNHAETLNTLRYASRAKRIRTKPVIKMDPREALILSLKRDIHALQMENDHLKAALNLHHQAAPNGGPVENLLELQLDRVSSGGGVPVPKVDLQRLPELDGSELAELVKLYMVENESLRQENNHLFTVRETILRDQEIVCRENERLLKKLEDVNKVCVRSPLIPARPAISPTTGKETPGTEIWTNPEPLQSPPGPDLPIEQRMSENANRRTDTAQKRIDQKRIAKNILIMANAFRKPDSDITKELNLNPEEAHAKQSTEFMPDMLT
- the Klp54D gene encoding Kinesin-like protein at 54D, isoform E (non-AUG (GUG) translation initiation), with protein sequence MSTVPCPRDILVLSKQSTPYPAFAHSVASTQVTMVRRASSVPHLNSSGGSSADSAGTSGSRRGRAPVAGSRGRKTPSTTSTGQSQRQSSGSSSSMPRSRSLTNGMRRLSPQKGTGSSGGTGGGGGSSRNTPYFLRSRENEIGSADTLEIVASKSTGSEECSTPEDNINVVVRVRPLNDKEKRDRHGSTLQFPGNGQVILEGNDVGQKRSHNRDSVRVFTYNVVFEPGATQEDILDYSGIKRIIEMGIEGFSCTAFCYGQTGSGKTHTLTGPPDLFVGKPNPKDPRHGLIFRSFLYLFQLIKNRKDVNYVLKASFMEIYNERVIDLLNPGSARKPLAVRWSKKSGGFFVENLFTVDCEELDDLLAVLEEGMRNRAVGSHAMNDHSSRSHTILTVHILSDQQTDGGVFLSKHGKINFVDLAGSELTKKTMSEGKTLEEANNINKSLMVLGYCISSLSDSKKRTGHIPYRDSQLTKLLADSLAGNGVTLMIACVSPAHYNHAETLNTLRYASRAKRIRTKPVIKMDPREALILSLKRDIHALQMENDHLKAALNLHHQAAPNGGPVENLLELQLDRVSSGGGVPVPKVDLQRLPELDGSELAELVKLYMVENESLRQENNHLFTVRETILRDQEIVCRENERLLKKLEDVNKVCVRSPLIPARPAISPTTGKETPGTEIWTNPEPLQSPPGPDLPIEQRMSENANRRTDTAQKRIDQKRIAKNILIMANAFRKPDSDITKELNLNPEEAHAKQSTEFMPDMLT
- the Klp54D gene encoding Kinesin-like protein at 54D, isoform C, with protein sequence MVRRASSVPHLNSSGGSSADSAGTSGSRRGRAPVAGSRGRKTPSTTSTGQSQRQSSGSSSSMPRSRSLTNGMRRLSPQKGTGSSGGTGGGGGSSRNTPYFLRSRENEIGSADTLEIVASKSTGSEECSTPEDNINVVVRVRPLNDKEKRDRHGSTLQFPGNGQVILEGNDVGQKRSHNRDSVRVFTYNVVFEPGATQEDILDYSGIKRIIEMGIEGFSCTAFCYGQTGSGKTHTLTGPPDLFVGKPNPKDPRHGLIFRSFLYLFQLIKNRKDVNYVLKASFMEIYNERVIDLLNPGSARKPLAVRWSKKSGGFFVENLFTVDCEELDDLLAVLEEGMRNRAVGSHAMNDHSSRSHTILTVHILSDQQTDGGVFLSKHGKINFVDLAGSELTKKTMSEGKTLEEANNINKSLMVLGYCISSLSDSKKRTGHIPYRDSQLTKLLADSLAGNGVTLMIACVSPAHYNHAETLNTLRYASRAKRIRTKPVIKMDPREALILSLKRDIHALQMENDHLKAALNLHHQAAPNGGPVENLLELQLDRVSSGGGVPVPKVDLQRLPELDGSELAELVKLYMVENESLRQENNHLFTVRETILRDQEIVCRENERLLKKLEDVNKSNPNGNEDSEPSQKVQPNKE
- the CG46428 gene encoding uncharacterized protein, isoform C, coding for MRPSKFPSANPYFIFFDHFRINLQKRDICHLKPISLAKIAGRKWREMTTAQKSVFVQIAEINRARLRARGRPSVPVVGLGKFFNV
- the Klp54D gene encoding Kinesin-like protein at 54D, isoform B: MVRRASSVPHLNSSGGSSADSAGTSGSRRGRAPVAGSRGRKTPSTTSTGQSQRQSSGSSSSMPRSRSLTNGMRRLSPQKGTGSSGGTGGGGGSSRNTPYFLRSRENEIGSADTLEIVASKSTGSEECSTPEDNINVVVRVRPLNDKEKRDRHGSTLQFPGNGQVILEGNDVGQKRSHNRDSVRVFTYNVVFEPGATQEDILDYSGIKRIIEMGIEGFSCTAFCYGQTGSGKTHTLTGPPDLFVGKPNPKDPRHGLIFRSFLYLFQLIKNRKDVNYVLKASFMEIYNERVIDLLNPGSARKPLAVRWSKKSGGFFVENLFTVDCEELDDLLAVLEEGMRNRAVGSHAMNDHSSRSHTILTVHILSDQQTDGGVFLSKHGKINFVDLAGSELTKKTMSEGKTLEEANNINKSLMVLGYCISSLSDSKKRTGHIPYRDSQLTKLLADSLAGNGVTLMIACVSPAHYNHAETLNTLRYASRAKRIRTKPVIKMDPREALILSLKRDIHALQMENDHLKAALNLHHQAAPNGGPVENLLELQLDRVSSGGGVPVPKVDLQRLPELDGSELAELVKLYMVENESLRQENNHLFTVRETILRDQEIVCRENERLLKKLEDVNKVCVRSPLIPARPAISPTTGKETPGTEIWTNPEPLQSPPGPDLPIEQRMSENANRRTDTAQKRIDQKRIAKNILIMANAFRKPDSDITKELNLNPEEAHAKQSTEFMPE
- the CG14480 gene encoding uncharacterized protein, isoform B, with product MSSGFVTEAEATEQRQRRQEEWERVRQPEDPLERPEEPYDGRSLYERLKQNKDKKDMEFEEAHKLKNLIRGLDDDEVQFLELVDAHKIHAERQQMRDEELELKDFRNRVEKLQEESVDKKLQAELKTTAKSAGASVGRSTQKTLLGQGIKRKNGELPTTSKVAKITENEVEQTATNEATKDPADKTTNTTLITNKYNQGALKCIAILPGIGSYTESSDSEASTDEEEPSMCSRTDLCGRKIPKKKQCSE
- the CG46428 gene encoding uncharacterized protein, isoform B; amino-acid sequence: MRPSKFPSANPYFIFFDHFRINLQKRDICHLKPISLAKIAGRKWREMTTAQKSVFVQIAEINRARLRARGRPSVPVGRVRRCHIKRVYKDSSF